The region ACCCCTGGTGCTCATAAGCCCCGCTTTCAAGAGGAAAGGTAAACACATTTGTCTTGGTTTTTCTTTAAAGTGCTGATCATGATTTTCCTCTTCGAGCCTTCACGAATCGTGTTGTAAAACACGTTTTGTCGTAAGCATACGGTTGATATTTTGAGGTTGGATTGTTCAGAAAGAAGATGTCTTAATGCTATTAATCTCTGATTAGAAAACAAACATACTTGAAGATAAAGGCTGGTAcagtcaaattcatttttcttGATCGTAATCACTTTTTCGCCTCTGTTGCAGAATAAATAGatatgtttgtcttttttttttttttttgcctttgtcaGTGGGAATGGAGAAGCCTGATGAAATTGAGCAGGTGGATCTGACTCCAACCTTGGCCCTGGCCCTGGGCCTGCCCATATCTCAAAACAGCGTGGGCCGTGTCATTCCGAGTGTTTTGGAGGAAAGCTCACTTCGAGACCAGCTGCGCTTTCTGCATCTCAATGGCCACCAGCTGAGCTGCCTGCTCAAAGACAGCATTCCAGACTATGAGAAAGgtaaaggaaaaaaatccaGTGTCTTAATTTGGAtgggcaacacacacacactttaactTATTTTACATTCATTATATTGACATATATTTATTGTTTGCTTAAAGTCTGTCTTTTGGTCCCTTGTATTAACCTGTAAATAATTTCTCCTCAAATTAAGTCATTGATTTGAAAAAATGCTCTGAAACAAAATTATGCACAAGTAATTATTTAAATAACCCTGAGCCTGTATTTGTACGTATTGCATCACCATAGCAATCAATTGTGATGCACATTTTATTGGACTATTTTTGCATCCAATTGCTTATTTCCATTCGAATTAGAACGTCGTCATCTGCCTGCCCTCTTGTGCCCTTACAAAACATGtccataatatatatatatttttttttacgccAATTATctaattttgttttgctgtggaCCCTCGTGTCTGGCAAAGCAAACACAATGTACATGTGTCCCTATAGGTCACCTTAACCTGTTAAACTAGCCAGAATACAAGACCCATTCGGATGTTACAGCGTCACATCATGTATTTGTATTCTTCTCTCATGAATGTGCACAAAAGGGGAACTGAGTAGGAGAGCATACAACAAAAGTAGACATGATGTTCTTCAAGGAGAAATCAGTCAATCAACTTGTACCATTCACGTTCACCATCACAGATGTAAGGATGTGACAGCATGGTTGCAGCAGGCGAACTATGATGGCAACCTGGTAACCATATCTGACCATTGCTACCAGAATATAAAAAGAGAGGGGAAACATTTTGCTGTCTTGCCCTTTCTGTTTGGAGTTTGCACGTTGTCCTTATTAGACGGACAGGCAGAGACAGACTGACATTTTTACTCCCTATTTTTGTCTAAGGTTTCCATGGTGATCAGATGAGATGGAAATTATTTCAGTAGAGCTACTTCTTGAtgtgttgatttattttttgttttttttctcttccccacACAGATAATATTGAATTGTGAGTTGTCCTTGCACCTGAGATGTTTATTAAGTAGCTTGTTAGGGTCAGCCTGGACTGACTGGGGtgaaaaacaactttaaatAAGTAAAGGTGAActgggtgttgttgtttttcttctccagTGAAAGCGAAAAAACCCCAATGTTTTCATTTGTCCAGATATCCCGTTAGATGAATCATTAAGAGTAgcaaagtaaaaacaatatGTTCAGCtttcttgttttgcttttcttgcACCTCTATTCAAAGCCATCTTTGAAGGGCCATCAACTCTTTCGCTCTACTTTCTGATGAAACATGAGGCGGGCCCATCGATATTGTATGATTCATGCCTGTGGCTTAAGGATCTCATATTTCTAGCATCCCCTCTGTCTCTGGCAAAGTCCCCATCTATAACCAGCTTTGCTGCTGTGTTTCACTGTTCAATATTTTTAGGAGGACATCAGTACTCATTCATGTACCAATCAACTTCAATCATGTTGTTCTTCATAATCCAACAAACACTGATGAATTGAACAAACACCCTGATTTTTGGCTTACATCATTGGATGTTGTAATGAATAGTATAAAACAGGTTGGCTTTTTCCTGACCCAGAAGCAGGATTTGAACAGTACCGCGTGGCAGAGAAGGCGCACGGGAGCTGGGTGAAGCGCTACCTGGAGGGAAACGTGTCCGAGGTCTTGACCAACATGGGCAAGAAAGTCCTGAAGCAGTACTTGGAAGCGCTGTCCGCTATGAGCTCAGCCCTCAGCAAACAGCTGGGCAAGTACGACCTGTACTCCATGATTGCTGGAATGGTCTTTGTATTTCAGGTAAACCCCAAGAATCTTCTTTTCGAGTATTTTTCTCAAATAGCATGGCGTAACTAGTGATTGAGAGCTCTGAAATCAAACACAAGCCAGTCCGCCTGCAGTTTATCCTGATTTCAAAATAATTGATAATCAGCGATACCTTGACTTAGAAGTTTAATCCGTTCCGCAACTAAGCTTGTAACTTAATTGACTCGTGCGCCAGATCAGTTTTCCACAGAACACTGTACCTTGCTTAGAACCCAATAAGAATGACAACTTTATATTGACACTTGATTTAAATTCAGATGTAATTACTTTATTACATATTGTACTAATAtaagcttcttttttctttgactttgttCCCTCCAAGCTGCTGTTGCTCTTACTGCTGGCAATGCCTGAAGCCCTGAGCAACTCAGCAGCTGTGGACCTTCCAGTCATGTCGGCCCTTCTGTCTTTACCTTTCTACCTCTTGTGCCTGCTGCTTGCGTCAGTGCATGTTCTGGTGTGTACATCTGCCGAGAGCTCCTGCTACTTCTGCAGCCTCTCCTGGGCTCTCGTGTTTGCCGCTATCGCCTTCACTTCAGCCATGTCTTGTTTGCTGCTCGCTATGATGACGAGACGATCCCCCCTGGGACTTAAGTTACACGGAAAGGTGAGTTGCGCATTTCGGATGTGTGGTTGGTATCGTTATTTTGAAGGCTAAAACTTTAAGTCTCTTCCTTCAATTGGTCTGATAAATCTTCCATTGCTGCATCTCTCTTCTCATTATAGTATATCTTTAAAGGTCACAGCTCAATTCCTTTCTGCAAACTTGCAAAGATACTGATACAGCAAAAAGTCTAATGGAAATCTAGCGGAAAAAAACTTTACAGTGGTGCAAATCAAATACTGATATGCAGACTTGATGGTTTGGATTACCGATCACACACAGTCGTCATCTTCCTTTTTGCAGTCCCCGTTGAAGATCAGTAGCACTGAGTGGTCCCTGTCAGAGTTGGACGTTTTGCTGCTGGCGGGCACAGCCGGCCACACTCTTAGTCTGGCGGCCAGCAGCTTCATAGAGGAGGAGCATCAGACCTGGTACTTCCTGCTCAGCACCCTCTGCCTTGTAGTCTTCCAGGACGTGTGTCGCAAGTACTTCAGAGAGAAGAGCGGCCTGGGAGGTGAAGAAGAAGTCCTTCCTTACAAAGACAACCCAAAGGAAGAGCTCTACTCTGAGAAGTGGCTAGCTTTAGCCACGCCCCCTTTTGTTTTGCTCTGCTGTCGACTGCTGCGCTCCCTCAACCAGACAGGTGTGCAGTGGGCTCATCTTCCTGATCTAGGCCATTGGCTGAACAGGTGGGACTGACCAATATTGAAATGTGATATGCAATATGACTCTctgtgtcttaaaaaaaaaacaagaaaaatattaaCAATAATGTTGTATGCAGATCCATAGAACTTATTGTATAGGACATCCCTTTAATATGTACAAATTATGTGTTTGTACTTATCTATCTCCCTTATCAAAAGATACGAAAATCTTGGATTCCTGTTAGtaaaaaaacttttgtttcGTAGTATCTTTTAGAGTCAACCACCGCTGAATATTCATTCAAGAGCTCAGTGCATTGTGACTGCTTCCTTAACATGCACGTCAGTGTAGAATGAAGATATGGAGTGTGACCTTTTCCCCATCTATCCTTTTGCTTACCTGCATTGCTTGTTGCTCAGATAATGAGACGTACGCCTTCATTTGGCCTCACACTGCTTAAGTCCTCTGCTGTCCCAACTACAAAataaggcttcttttttttatgccttATTTCTAGATTTCAAAGTAGACTGATATTTAAACCTCGTTAAATGAAGTGACGCATTCATGATGTGTTTACTCTTAAAAATAACGTGGGCCATTTTATCCTTCAAGCTCAATAGTTCATTCATCATTCAACCTTGAAGACATAATAGAATATTGTAACTTaattaaaatgaaatcaaattggGATTTTTCTTTCTATAGAGTGactgtttttttatgtttttgaaaagaaaaagaatcataTTTTGGATATAGCAAAATTCCATGTTTTTATCTTTTTGTCTTCCTAGCTCCGAACACAAACTGGTCCTGTCCCTGTTGTCTGCTCTCTGTTTGGTTTTCATCTACTTCCTGATTCAAAGACGATGCTCGTTGGTGTCTAAGGTTGCCCTTGCACTTGGACTTTTGGGGGTCTACAGTTACCGGTCAGCTGTCGGCAATGTCTTGTTTCCTTGGCAACACTCCGGTCGGAACATGTCCAAGTAAGTTGTTATGACCCATTTAACCATGACCATTGCTCATGACtgtggaaaaacaaatattgcCATTCTTTGTCCGTGAAAGGATTTTCAGTCCAATCTGTCACACTCGAGTGTACCCACCACTCCATGTTTTCTGATTTTATGTTTCTTAATACTATCATAAAATCCAATTTAAATTATGCTCTAAATCGTAAACGCTAaagctgtctttttgtctcttaTTCCTctttttatgtaaaaaaaaatgttgcacacgttttttttattttatttttttactgtgaTGAAAGTCAAATTAATGGTCACTAGTCATTATTGGCTCAAATCTACCAAATTTTGAAATTGTCATATAATTTAAATTTTACATTTTTCTCCACATGTTGCTGCGTTTTCTTGTTACCGTTCCCCTTTCTAGAGTAACTTGAACAACATGAATGGATGGGTGAATAgatagatggacggatggaagGAATAGACGGACGGATGGAATTCAGTAGATttactttttccccccctcaataATGAGTGTGCAGTTCCTGTGTAGTCAACAAAGGCTGTCTCTAGCTATTACCATGCAGTCACCTGACCTTTCATAACCTTTCTTGTCCTCCTTGGCAGTCTTTTTTACTTGCTCACCTAATTAAATGCACAACCTGTCATTCCCATCCATACTAGGGGCACCTGAACAAGGCAATGCGGGAAGCCGAGACCCTTTTAACAAACTATATGATTGACATGTTGACAGTTGATGCGTCCtctagcttcttttttgttagacCTCAACCGGCATTAGTAGCTTTTCTCAGTATTGTACATTATATTTGTTTTCCTATGGTCAATCTCCTACACTTGTGGTCATCTGTTTCAGCAAACATTCCTTTTAAAAGGCAGCTGCCTGTAAAGTCATCTGTGTAGTTAGTGCAATATTAACctcctttttaatatttatccaTTTAACAAGGTTGCATGTAAAATATCCAGGTCAATTCCTTAAAAAGTTTGCATTTCTCACATTGTTTGCAatgcttgtaaaaaaaaaaaaagagatttactTGGTTTTGAATGATCGGTCCATAGAAGTAATTTACCAGCAGATTTCATTATAAATATGATCAAGATACAAGATTATGGTATAGATTTCTGTGTTAGACCAGTGGTCCTTGTGTAGCCTACAACTTCTGTAAATGGGTAGTGTTCAAATTTAGATCAATGTTTGAAAGGTCAAAATTGTCTCATTTTAAAATTGGCCAATAATCGGTCAAGCCCTACTAGAAATGTAACTTTGATACATTTGCATTATGATGTTTATTgcgaaacaaaaaacaaaaaaaagaacagcaaaATCAATTATAAAagaatagataaaaaaaaaataatctccaACGTGAAGTATCTCACCATCAAAGCAGCGGTTTGCGGATCATCGCTATCTGTTCCATTTGAGCTTCAAAAACCGAAACCTTTTCAGTGTTTGGTTTTTCATCTCTGTACTGTACGTGTGTTTGTAGTTCACACCTGCACAGCACATGAACCCATTTCATCTTGTACAAGAGCGCTTGTTTCCAGTTCAGATGTATTCATGCATACAGATCACGCTTTAAAAATGGAAATATATTCAAACCCATCTTGAGACACCTGTGAACCTCGTACATCCatagaaacacacaaacacacacacacttgctgaCCGGCCTCGGCTCTGTCATTGGCATTGTACTCTTCctgtaatatttatatttattatccaCTCGGATAATTCTTTAATGCCCTGGATTCTGGTATTCCAGCAGCACACAGTATATTGCTTAAAGAAGAATAAAATTGAATGCATTGAATTTAAATgacagacttaaaaaaaaaaaaactaatatgcCAGGACTTTGCGATACATATGATGAGTCGATTGATATCAGTAGGGAGGAAACTATAGTGACGAGTTGTGGCCCACACTGCTGTTGTGCAACGTGATGGCAGTGGGCACAAAGGAGCGCCTGAAGCGCACAGTTCTGCTCCTGTGTGGAATGATGCGCTGACTAAACGAGCTTCCCATCTGTCACAGCTCATCGTGAGAGGAGTTGGCCAATATGGCTCCGAGTTTGTCCTTCATCCTCACCATCCTTTTACCCTTGATCAATAAGATATGTGCTCCCACATAACcaaacaaatctattttctgtcCAAGATATCCATTGTATAATCCTGTATCTTGAACTGTTATCTGTCAGAAAGTCGTATTCCACATTCAGCCAACACTTATTAAACTTGAAAGTGATTTTTCAGAATCGTGacatgttttgcaaaatagcTTTATGTGTTGTCAGGTGTGCCGCTGCCATCCAAAAGAAAACACCCTTGGTCAGCTGCAATCCCCAGAATGACCAAGTGCGATCTGCTAAAATACAAAAGATTTTTGTGGAATTCGATgagtgcaaaaagaaaaaggttttgacctttgggggaaaaaaagtctcaaaatattgtcaatcaattttttttttcttttttataaaggattgcAAATGCTGTGAATGCACTGTTTTCCTTCAACCGTGAATTGGATGTTGGGTTGATTTAGTGAACGTGCTAGTTTCATGCAGGAGATTTATGAAGAAGGCATTTAAAACATGAGGGGATTGGGCATAGTCTTAGCTTTCTTAACCACACCAGGGCTTGTTTCCAAGGTAACGTAAAATTCCGACAGCCTCTCTCTGCTCCCTTACCTTAAGATACTTTTCTCGGTCCTGTGTTGCTCCTATTACCACCATACAAAGTCAGATCGATTCCCCTTGTCGTGACGAGGTATCTTTATCAACCAttcaaaaatctgacatttggaaTGTTTCGGGTGAAGAAGGCAACATGTATGACACGTGTAACTGACATGAAGAGTAAAAGAAAATGTGCCAGTCAATCCGCTTTCCCATCAGTGCTCAAACTTCCTCTTAGTGATTTCATCTTGAGTTTGATATGCGTTGTGGTGTATTCGTGAGACTTCCCCACTTTCTAAATGGCACGAGAGCACACTAAAATTGTGACGGATGTGGTCAGGGCAACATacaagggaaaaagaaaagattgaTATCCCCCTGGGAAATCATAATTTTCCAAGCAAGCCCAGCATGTGACAACCATAGTGAGAAAACTGCAGATTATATAAGAGACCCATCAATCATGCAACAACTCTTTGAACACACTGATCAAATGTTTTTGCCACGATAAATCTTTAAAATCTTGTTCCCCTTGCTCAAGCTCAATTGCAAAGTCCTAAAAACTAACCAGCGATTTGGACACTGTTCACAAAGAAAATTAGGGACTAACATTTAAATAACAGTTACCTGTGGACGCAAACGAGATGCAGTACAACCAAgatacaaaataataatttgatttgATCTATACGGCCATTCTGCTAGCAGCAAATGATGGAATCGAGTGCTAGCATGCAACACGGTCACATTACCCGTACTAATCGAAAAGTACTATGAGCCATAACAAGTTCAATATACTATTTCCTCACATTGTCTCAAAGAAATCAGCTTCAAAATGAATCATAGGAAAAGGCAATGGTTCTTTCTCCTAATCATCTTCTTGCGGAGAAATACTCAAGCAATCAAACTGACCAGAATGGAATTGATTGAATTGCTGTTAGTGAActgtaaagtgtgtgtgtgggggggggggggctcaatgGAGGGGAAAAGTGCAGAAAGGCACCGTAGAAAATGTTGATGAAACGTTAACCTGGCTGCAAAAGGTGGACGTAACAGTAGCCGTTTCAAAATGTATGATGTCACATGTTAGACCAAGTGTTGGTAATCTCACAGATGCCTACAAAGTGGTGcattttagaaagaaaaaaaaaaaaaggggggggttgCACCATTGTGGGCAGCTGACTCCATTCACTGCCCAACCAAAGCGGCTTCTCGCATTGCCTTTAACGGGAATGCCGTGACCACCGGAAACAATTGTTTTGCTAGACCAGCCTGGATACCTCTGACATGAAAAGCAGTGCCTATTCTCTTTATTGCCTCGCGACCCCTAGCTTGTCAACAAATGCACATTTACTGCTGGTAAAGACTTTTCACCACAGTGCCTTGAAAATAAATTACACTTCATAAGTGTAGAGACTGCAATTTGCAGACCTCCAGTCCGGGCATACCTTGCCTCATTCCCAAAGTCAGCCGGAATAGGCTCCACTACGTAtatagaaattggatggatggaacagAGTAATCAAGACATGAGTCCGGTGAATTATTGTTATTGATATTTCGATACTTGTCATTATTGTATTAAGATGGATACTTTGTCATTGTTTCGTAACACTGTCATTCAGCATTCGAGTTACGGAAATCCACCCACTCAAATTGTTCATTCACTTTGCAAAATCATAACTTTTGCTCTCCATTAATTAGTGATAAGTGCAATATCTGCCATATTGTTGGGAGAGTTATGAATAATGAAGAGAGACGTGTATGAAGTGTATTGCTCTACCCCTTTTCTCTGTACCAGGTTCCATAAAACACagattaataatacatttccaTTGCTTGCTCAGCTCCTTTAGGGCCTGCCATTATGCTTTAGTACTTTGCAGGTTAAACGGCACCCTGTTGGAAATGAAACGTTGCTTATGGTTACAAAGCCTTTGAATGGAAGCAGACATTTGAAAAGAACCGGCTTGCTTGTTCTTTTTCCTACATACTCTTTATAGAAttggtatgtttttgtttttttaaccaccAGTTAAGTGTGTCTTGTCAATCGCTGAGATTTTTCCTCATTTATTTGAAACTTTTTCTTTTACACAGGATTTAAGGTTTCAACATAGATGACAAATCTTTCATTTAGACATATTACATTTTCAGTATTGGGTTTAATAATAGAGGGCAAGCTAAGTGATTAGCTTCCTCTCCAACTGCAACAAAACAATTTTACTTTCAGTATTACTGTGTAAGGATGGATAAAAATGCatattgtataaatattgaacttTTTAATTGGAATACATGATCTTGAGAAGTGTTTTACATGCAAACAGGTTCGATAAAGTGTTTTAACAAAGTTATATTACTCGAACAAATGAATATTGCAAAGGTAtaagaattgaaaaaaaaaaacatatccgtTGAATATTGCAAAGGTATAagaattggggaaaaaaaaaaacatccgttgaaacttttttttaatgcagggGGAATAAATGAAATCCCCCCAATGAGTGCAGTACAGTGATAGACGGTCTGATTCCTTCAGGCGGTTTATTCTGTCTTCCAGTCTCGTACATTAAATTATTGATATTACCTTGGCTGTGTGTACTGACCAAGAGGATGGAGCAGAAACACAATGTAGTCTGAATAATAAGTGACTGTAATGTGATACATTGTAAAATAGTGATGAAAATTCACTTTTACATCATAAGCATTTTATAACCGTCAATGTTATATTATGATGCAGCAACTAGCAAGCACAATTGTGTCATCCACCATTCAGACATATTTGAGATGTAGTACGTAGTCAGAAGTTCAGCGGGTCAATCTTCATGTGCTACGGGAGTAGAATATCGTTCAAGTATAACAAACTCAATCTGAAATCAACTATCACCCAatcaaggcgcaccttcaatgaatggcccattttaaaactttgtccatatataagatatatacatttggcccccgcgggccggactttggacacgcctgctgtagtagatcaatattagtccatatataaggcacacctgattataaggcgcactgtctgcttttgagaaaattggaggtttttaggtgcgccttatagtgcagaaaatacagtaTGTGCTTGAATGCTGAAGTCCGCCTGGATTACCCAGAATTCAATTGGGTGCATGCCTTTTATCAGTAACCCTGTCTGTCACTGTCTTTTCCAGGGGCATCGTGGAAGCACGCTTCGTATACGTGTTTGTTTTGGGGATCCTCTTCACTGGTACTAAGGACCTGCTGCGGTCCCAGATCATCACAGCTGATGCCAAACTAAAGAACAGAGGGCTATGGGAGATTTACAGTGGCCTGGTCTTGTTGATTTCACTGTTGTTCCGTCCCCACAACCTGCCGGTGTTGTGCTCCTGTCTGCTCGTCCAAACACTTATGGCCCAGTTCATCTGGAAGAAGCTCCACTATGATGCAGCCCAGACCACCATCATGCACTACTGGTTTGGTCAGGTCTTCTTTTACTTCCAAGTAAGTAATGAGACCGATGCCAAGTTACATTTGTTTCGGGGTCGTTCCATCTTAACTTGTTCAGATTTATCCGTCCATGTTAACTGACGACCTTTGGAATTGGCAAAACGCTAACTGACATTGTAATTTTTTGGCCAAAGGGTGATGCACAGTTTCTGACAAATATTGGCCCCAGGTGAGTTTTAACTCGCGGTCAGAATTCATTTCTGGGTTGAAGGGGCATTCAAGGCTCGCACCGTAACATATGTCAAATTTGTCCAGTTGGCCTtcacgctggtagaagtgaatGATAATATCTCCTCTGCCTTGAGCTGTGCCAGTTCCATTGTCATCCAATCTATCTTTGCGAAACactttccttaaaaaaaaattaaaaaaaatacactctTTACAATAGTTACATATATGAGGACCCtatttcacttcatgttttcaaTTGTCAGCAGTCAACCACTACAATCTTCTGTTTTGAGGAAAGCCTTAGTTGTACTTTTAGGGGTTTAATTCCAAAGGTTAAGTCTAATGCAAAATCCAATCTGGACATCACCAAAACAACACCAAACCTTGGCAATGAACTTAGAGCAGTATGAGCCAGTTTGTACAAATGTTGAGTCGAGATCTATGGGGATGAATTCCGCTGCAACTGAGCAACCGTCTGTAGGAAAATATGAATCACCGCAGTGATGTGAAAAGTGGCCATACTTGATTCTTGTACAGCAGTGACTCATAATAAAATCTCAAGTCACGATTTTTTTGGGTGCTTGTAACAAACACAATTCAGCCTGAAGTATTTTTCTCGAGGCCATGAAGAGTGTCATGAGTGGAGTCTGTTGCAAAAAGAATAGTTCACGACATGATTCTTCATTTCTTACTAATAATGTCATCACAcagaaactatttttttttttggcaagatCACGGAGGCTTCTTCTCATGTAAACAAGTAGAAAGTTGATTGATGTTTGACTCATTTGACTTTGATAGCTCATGAATGAAAAATGGACGAACTTAAACCCTCAAATCCTCAGActctgatttttctttttattcgttttgtttttttatttggcaaATGTTGCTTTGAATGCTAAAATAAAACACTCTCATGCACTTGCAGGGTAATTCCAACAGCATTTCAACTGTGGACATCTCAGTCTGGTTTGTCGGTTTAGACAACTACATAGAAGCTCCTGCCATCTTCTTAACAGCCCTCAGTACATATGCTGGGCCACTGCTTTGGGCTTGCCACCTTGTCTGTTACCTCAGTTCAGAGAGAAACAGGTGAGTGCTTTCTTACTCTATAAACTGTCCAGCAGCTCTGTTGGGATTGTGTTGTGTAGGATCATAAAAAAAAGTATCTGGTGGTGCTTTCTGCTACTTTATGTCCAAAACCTAATAAGCGCTGCGATGTAGTATGTGTTGTTGTGTGTTATTTCATATTTCTTGCACCTAAGGGAGAACCTGGATGGTGATTTAATCAGAAGACAATAGACTGTTTCATTTCATCAGACCTTTTTAATGGAATCTGATTGTTTGCACTCGACCATCAATCAGCTTTTGGGTGCACTGACCAATTGGAGAATACCAAACACTGTAGTTGTTGACAATCTTGAATTTGTTGTTTAACATTGTATAGCATTTGGATGATCATCTGAATTCATTCCCTCCTACCATCGGGTAAAATCTATTCGCAAAAAAATTACGTCGAAAATAATGGAGGGATTGAAAGAAATGGGATtacagaaacttttttttttttttttatcaggcaGTATGTTATACGGTCGATATGGCAAAGGAATTGCTACATTTTGGTCTCGAGGGAAACCAGTTGAGGGCGGTGTATTGGGACATACTTTCAGAACATTTATTTGTTCTGGAATAGTGATTCTCAGTGTGGTTTGTGTGCAGCTAGTAGTCCGCggtctccctctagtggtatgcaaAATAATAATGTTAAAACCGTGCATGTTACAATGTATAAAATTTCTTTAAATCCAGCCGACTGTTAAGTACGATTCAAATCCTTACTATTTTAGTGCAGTACATCTTCAATCTGTAAAAGTGTTTGTTTTCCTCTCAATTTAATTCTACATTTAAACTGAAGTATTAGTTTAGTAAAATGCTGCCTCATTCCTAATGAACACATAGGTCCACTATGCTACTGTATTTTAACGTTGGCCATGATTGTGGATCTTGGAGAGCTAAATATTTTATTCTGAGCAAAAAGCTTAAGAACC is a window of Syngnathus typhle isolate RoL2023-S1 ecotype Sweden linkage group LG1, RoL_Styp_1.0, whole genome shotgun sequence DNA encoding:
- the pigg gene encoding GPI ethanolamine phosphate transferase 2 isoform X2, whose translation is MNLNSPSLLEDNLIWQAKTAGKKMIFYGDETWVRLFPKHFMEYDGTTSFVSDYIEVDNNVTRHLDSTLKRDDWDILILHYLGLDHIGHISGPHSSMIPPKLLEMDDVLKKIHAALISKEVEGSLPYLLVLCADHGMSETGSHGGSSEPEVNTPLVLISPAFKRKVGMEKPDEIEQVDLTPTLALALGLPISQNSVGRVIPSVLEESSLRDQLRFLHLNGHQLSCLLKDSIPDYEKEAGFEQYRVAEKAHGSWVKRYLEGNVSEVLTNMGKKVLKQYLEALSAMSSALSKQLGKYDLYSMIAGMVFVFQLLLLLLLAMPEALSNSAAVDLPVMSALLSLPFYLLCLLLASVHVLVCTSAESSCYFCSLSWALVFAAIAFTSAMSCLLLAMMTRRSPLGLKLHGKSPLKISSTEWSLSELDVLLLAGTAGHTLSLAASSFIEEEHQTWYFLLSTLCLVVFQDVCRKYFREKSGLGGEEEVLPYKDNPKEELYSEKWLALATPPFVLLCCRLLRSLNQTGVQWAHLPDLGHWLNSSEHKLVLSLLSALCLVFIYFLIQRRCSLVSKVALALGLLGVYSYRSAVGNVLFPWQHSGRNMSKGIVEARFVYVFVLGILFTGTKDLLRSQIITADAKLKNRGLWEIYSGLVLLISLLFRPHNLPVLCSCLLVQTLMAQFIWKKLHYDAAQTTIMHYWFGQVFFYFQGNSNSISTVDISVWFVGLDNYIEAPAIFLTALSTYAGPLLWACHLVCYLSSERNRSPAAMGHGCYCLALLRSVPAAAYIVLVTALRYHLFIWSVFSPKLLYEAMHLLLTAGVCLIFNTVEQSHTSAAA
- the pigg gene encoding GPI ethanolamine phosphate transferase 2 isoform X1 translates to MKVRSSTFASLILILEVLGVALFLRGFFPVPVKSSLSSKSRQNLPAEPLSVGSPNSSHIPQPLFKRVVIMLVDALREDFVFGANGRTYMPYTRHLVEKGSTLSYVAKARIPTVTMPRIKALTTGSIPGFIDVVMNLNSPSLLEDNLIWQAKTAGKKMIFYGDETWVRLFPKHFMEYDGTTSFVSDYIEVDNNVTRHLDSTLKRDDWDILILHYLGLDHIGHISGPHSSMIPPKLLEMDDVLKKIHAALISKEVEGSLPYLLVLCADHGMSETGSHGGSSEPEVNTPLVLISPAFKRKVGMEKPDEIEQVDLTPTLALALGLPISQNSVGRVIPSVLEESSLRDQLRFLHLNGHQLSCLLKDSIPDYEKEAGFEQYRVAEKAHGSWVKRYLEGNVSEVLTNMGKKVLKQYLEALSAMSSALSKQLGKYDLYSMIAGMVFVFQLLLLLLLAMPEALSNSAAVDLPVMSALLSLPFYLLCLLLASVHVLVCTSAESSCYFCSLSWALVFAAIAFTSAMSCLLLAMMTRRSPLGLKLHGKSPLKISSTEWSLSELDVLLLAGTAGHTLSLAASSFIEEEHQTWYFLLSTLCLVVFQDVCRKYFREKSGLGGEEEVLPYKDNPKEELYSEKWLALATPPFVLLCCRLLRSLNQTGVQWAHLPDLGHWLNSSEHKLVLSLLSALCLVFIYFLIQRRCSLVSKVALALGLLGVYSYRSAVGNVLFPWQHSGRNMSKGIVEARFVYVFVLGILFTGTKDLLRSQIITADAKLKNRGLWEIYSGLVLLISLLFRPHNLPVLCSCLLVQTLMAQFIWKKLHYDAAQTTIMHYWFGQVFFYFQGNSNSISTVDISVWFVGLDNYIEAPAIFLTALSTYAGPLLWACHLVCYLSSERNRSPAAMGHGCYCLALLRSVPAAAYIVLVTALRYHLFIWSVFSPKLLYEAMHLLLTAGVCLIFNTVEQSHTSAAA